The Triticum aestivum cultivar Chinese Spring chromosome 7B, IWGSC CS RefSeq v2.1, whole genome shotgun sequence genome window below encodes:
- the LOC123161556 gene encoding squamosa promoter-binding-like protein 1, which produces MSGGLKNKKKKGHEWDLNDWRWDGNLFLATPSPNADAPSGCGSRELGLAEEGGSFGAAAADKRRRRKRVTTVDNPEECSNTAILHHERIAVRRGQMGEEEGPASATAGASSSSAPSCQVDGCHADLGDDRDYHRRHKVCEPHTKSTLVRIKNIEHRFCQQCSRFHLVQEFDEGKKSCRSRLATHNRRRRKAPAEAVNSLGENQSLTNTLLLLLRQLAGQDSAASSSEQINGPNLLVSLLKNLAAVAGTQACQDMLKDATSSNAGNYVGNQSGPPVHAEEPPVKRRAQNFDLNDAYVEEDESRTDKIVFKLFGKQPNDFPADLRAQILNWLSHYPSDMESYIRPGCVILTIYLRLPNWMWDKLNVDPAPWIENLISISTNGFWETGWLYARVQDRLTLSCNGRLMLVSPWQPVIGDKHQILCVTPIAAAYNSTAKFSVRGFNIVQPTTKLLCIFDGKYLVQEATQKLHDDTRIQQGPKCLTFSCSFPSTSGRGFIEVEDYDQSSICFPFVVAKESICCEIRMLEEKLNIIAFGDALEGREDLMASRSQALKFLHEIGWLLQRSDTRATSSKAPQQHHAVGFSAARFRWLLSFAVDQEWCGVVKMLLDTLFQGNIDVASPVEFVLGESLVFAAVNKRSKPLVACLLRYTTKSAPVGGGAVATPAQFLFTPDMIGPSDITPLHVAATITNAAAVLDALTDDPQQLGIKTWKNARDATGYTPEDCARRRGQTSYIQMVQNKINSRLPAAHVSVPMTTTGTAAEAGRPRSTDQTVFEFEKSPPGCRQCVQLQHIAYRPCPNRFLSNRPVVLSLVAIAAVCVCVGLIMQSPPVVRGVPGPFLWNHIRWGPT; this is translated from the exons ATGTCTGGTGGgctcaagaacaagaagaagaagggccaCGAGTGGGATTTGAACGACTGGAGATGGGACGGCAACCTCTTCCTGGCCACGCCGTCGCCAAACGCGGACGCTCCGTCAGGGTGCGGCAGCAGGGAGCTTGGGCTAGCAGAGGAGGGGGGCAGTTttggtgctgctgctgctgacaagaggaggaggaggaagagagtcaCCACAGTGGATAACCCCGAGGAGTGCAGCAACACTGCGATTCTTCATCATGAAAGGATTGCTGTTCGGAGAGGACAGATGGGCGAAGAAGAGGGACCTGCCAGTGCAACAGCAGGTGCATCTTCCAGCTCTGCTCCATCTTGCCAAGTCGACGGCTGCCACGCGGACCTCGGCGACGATAGGGACTACCACAGGAGGCACAAGGTGTGCGAACCGCATACCAAGTCGACTCTTGTTCGTATCAAAAACATCGAGCATCGGTTTTGCCAGCAGTGCAGCAG GTTTCACCTTGTTCAAGAATTTGATGAAGGGAAGAAGAGCTGCCGCTCACGTCTGGCAACACATAATAGAAGGAGGAGGAAAGCCCCAGCTGAGGCTGTTAATTCCTTGGGTGAAAATCAGTCCTTAACCAACACCTTACTCCTCTTGTTGAGACAACTCGCTGGACAAGATT CTGCTGCTAGCTCATCTGAGCAAATCAATGGTCCCAATCTTTTGGTTAGTCTTTTGAAGAACCTTGCTGCTGTTGCTGGCACACAGGCATGTCAAGATATGCTAAAGGATGCAACCTCATCAAATGCTGGTAACTATGTTGGGAATCAAAGTGGACCACCAGTTCATGCAG AAGAGCCTCCTGTGAAAAGACGTGCGCAAAATTTTGATCTAAATGATGCTTATGTCGAGGAAGATGAG AGCCGAACAGATAAAATTGTCTTCAAGCTTTTTGGTAAACAGCCAAATGATTTTCCTGCGGATCTACGTGCACAG ATCCTAAACTGGCTGTCACATTATCCTAGTGACATGGAGAGCTATATCAGGCCTGGTTGTGTAATTCTAACTATTTACCTTCGTCTTCCTAACTGGATGTGGGATAAG CTTAATGTCGATCCAGCTCCTTGGATAGAAAATCTCATTAGCATATCCACAAATGGTTTCTGGGAGACAGGATGGCTGTATGCTAGGGTGCAGGACCGCCTCACATTAAGCTGCAATG GCAGGCTTATGTTAGTGTCTCCCTGGCAACCTGTAATAGGTGACAAGCATCAGATACTGTGTGTAACTCCTATTGCGGCTGCCTATAATTCGACGGCAAAGTTCTCAGTGAGAGGCTTCAACATAGTTCAACCAACCACAAA ATTACTCTGTATATTTGATGGGAAATATTTAGTCCAAGAAGCAACACAAAAACTACATGATGATACTAGGATTCAGCAAGGCCCTAAATGTCTGACCTTTTCTTGCTCCTTCCCTAGTACAAGTGGAAGGGGGTTCATAGAG GTTGAAGATTATGATCAGAGCAGCATTTGCTTCCCCTTTGTTGTCGCCAAAGAATCTATATGTTGTGAGATTAGAATGTTGGAGGAAAAACTGAATATAATTGCATTTGGTGATGCCTTGGAAGGAAGAGAAGATCTGATGGCTTCTCGCAGCCAAGCCTTAAAGTTTCTACATGAAATAGGGTGGCTTCTCCAAAGGAGCGACACACGAGCTACATCATCCAAGGCTCCGCAACAACATCATGCGGTGGGCTTTTCTGCTGCAAGATTTAGGTGGCTCCTGTCCTTTGCGGTTGATCAGGAATGGTGCGGCGTGGTAAAGATGCTGCTGGACACCTTGTTCCAGGGCAATATCGATGTCGCCTCACCAGTTGAGTTTGTCCTGGGAGAGAGCTTAGTATTCGCAGCTGTCAACAAGCGGTCGAAGCCTTTGGTTGCCTGCCTATTGAGATACACAACGAAATCTGCACCGGTGGGCGGTGGAGCCGTGGCCACACCAGCCCAGTTCTTGTTCACGCCTGACATGATTGGTCCATCGGATATTACACCTCTCCATGTTGCAGCTACCATCACTAATGCTGCTGCCGTTTTGGATGCTCTGACTGATGATCCCCAACAG CTGGGGATCAAAACGTGGAAGAATGCCCGCGATGCTACTGGGTACACTCCAGAGGATTGCGCCCGGCGGAGAGGACAAACCTCCTACATCCAGATGGTCCAGAACAAAATCAACAGCAGGTTACCTGCAGCCCATGTGTCTGTTCCCATGACCACCACTGGTACCGCCGCAGAAGCAGGTCGGCCGAGATCAACTGATCAGACCGTATTTGAATTCGAGAAAAGCCCACCGGGATGCAGACAGTGTGTCCAGCTCCAGCACATTGCCTACCGGCCCTGCCCAAACAGGTTCTTGTCGAACAGGCCTGTGGTGCTATCCCTGGTCGCCATTGCCGCTGTCTGTGTCTGCGTAGGGTTGATAATGCAGAGCCCGCCGGTCGTCCGCGGTGTGCCAGGCCCTTTTCTCTGGAATCACATCCGTTGGGGACCCACTTGA